The following proteins are encoded in a genomic region of Brachypodium distachyon strain Bd21 chromosome 1, Brachypodium_distachyon_v3.0, whole genome shotgun sequence:
- the LOC106865786 gene encoding protein FAR1-RELATED SEQUENCE 5-like isoform X3 gives MPFASILGTNHHKQTIIFGCALIFNETIESFVWLFETFLTAISGKPPSTIFTDQDAAMAAAIVYVFPNTTHRLCLWHIGLNAAKHLGHVIHASEDKSENKFWTDFKRCIYEDREEIYFTQKWHELLAKYNLENNSWMANLYALRAKWAAVYRDSFIADMNSIQRSEGMNNVFKKRFHRKLGLSELLVECENVAVSLMSNELDADFKSRRKTPVSYIPNLPMLKTAGESYTRRMYSEFEEEFKKQFTLSCELLEAAGTNSTFFVKYMQSDRGATVVLNTEDSTITCSCRMFECIGLLCKHALRVYI, from the exons ATGCCTTTTGCTTCGATTCTTGGCACCAACCATCACAAACAAACAATAATTTTTGGGTGTGCACTTATATTCAATGAGACTATTGAATCATTTGTTTGGCTCTTTGAGACCTTTCTAACAGCAATATCTGGAAAGCCCCCAAGCACAATTTTCACAGATCAAGACGCGGCAATGGCAGCAGCAATTGTTTATGTATTCCCAAATACAACCCACCGTCTTTGTTTGTGGCATATTGGCTTAAATGCAGCTAAACATCTTGGTCATGTAATTCATGCTTCAGAAGACAAGTCAGAGAACAAGTTCTGGACAGATTTCAAAAGATGTATCTACGAAGACAGGGAAGAGATTTACTTCACACAGAAATGGCATGAATTGTTGGCTAAATACAATCTTGAGAATAACTCATGGATGGCAAACCTATATGCTTTGAGGGCAAAGTGGGCTGCGGTATACCGTGACTCTTTTATAGCAGACATGAACTCTATCCAAAGGAGCGAAGGTATGAATAATGTCTTCAAGAAAAGATTTCATAGGAAACTCGGTCTTTCAGAACTCCTTGTAGAATGTGAGAACGTTGCAGTTAGTCTAATGTCAAATGAGTTGGATGCTGATTTTAAGTCACGTCGAAAGACCCCAGTTTCCTACATTCCAAATCTACCTATGTTGAAAACTGCAGGTGAATCATATACAAGGAGAATGTATTCGGAGTTTGAGGAAGAATTTAAAAAACAGTTTACATTGTCTTGTGAATTGTTAGAAGCTGCGGGGACAAACTCGACATTCTTTGTTAAGTATATGCAATCTGACCGTGGAGCAACAGTAGTATTGAATACTGAAGATTCGACCATTACATGCTCTTGCCGGATGTTTGAATGCATAG GTTTATTGTGCAAACATGCTCTTAGAGTCTATATATGA
- the LOC106865786 gene encoding protein FAR1-RELATED SEQUENCE 5-like isoform X2, translating into MPFASILGTNHHKQTIIFGCALIFNETIESFVWLFETFLTAISGKPPSTIFTDQDAAMAAAIVYVFPNTTHRLCLWHIGLNAAKHLGHVIHASEDKSENKFWTDFKRCIYEDREEIYFTQKWHELLAKYNLENNSWMANLYALRAKWAAVYRDSFIADMNSIQRSEGMNNVFKKRFHRKLGLSELLVECENVAVSLMSNELDADFKSRRKTPVSYIPNLPMLKTAGESYTRRMYSEFEEEFKKQFTLSCELLEAAGTNSTFFVKYMQSDRGATVVLNTEDSTITCSCRMFECIGMFTTPYYLTGCFNCILYPVI; encoded by the coding sequence ATGCCTTTTGCTTCGATTCTTGGCACCAACCATCACAAACAAACAATAATTTTTGGGTGTGCACTTATATTCAATGAGACTATTGAATCATTTGTTTGGCTCTTTGAGACCTTTCTAACAGCAATATCTGGAAAGCCCCCAAGCACAATTTTCACAGATCAAGACGCGGCAATGGCAGCAGCAATTGTTTATGTATTCCCAAATACAACCCACCGTCTTTGTTTGTGGCATATTGGCTTAAATGCAGCTAAACATCTTGGTCATGTAATTCATGCTTCAGAAGACAAGTCAGAGAACAAGTTCTGGACAGATTTCAAAAGATGTATCTACGAAGACAGGGAAGAGATTTACTTCACACAGAAATGGCATGAATTGTTGGCTAAATACAATCTTGAGAATAACTCATGGATGGCAAACCTATATGCTTTGAGGGCAAAGTGGGCTGCGGTATACCGTGACTCTTTTATAGCAGACATGAACTCTATCCAAAGGAGCGAAGGTATGAATAATGTCTTCAAGAAAAGATTTCATAGGAAACTCGGTCTTTCAGAACTCCTTGTAGAATGTGAGAACGTTGCAGTTAGTCTAATGTCAAATGAGTTGGATGCTGATTTTAAGTCACGTCGAAAGACCCCAGTTTCCTACATTCCAAATCTACCTATGTTGAAAACTGCAGGTGAATCATATACAAGGAGAATGTATTCGGAGTTTGAGGAAGAATTTAAAAAACAGTTTACATTGTCTTGTGAATTGTTAGAAGCTGCGGGGACAAACTCGACATTCTTTGTTAAGTATATGCAATCTGACCGTGGAGCAACAGTAGTATTGAATACTGAAGATTCGACCATTACATGCTCTTGCCGGATGTTTGAATGCATAGGTATgtttactactccgtattatctTACAGGTTGTTTCAATTGTATTTTGTATCCTGTAATATAG